The nucleotide sequence CCTTGATTAGTTTTCAGGGAGCTTTGGTTTAATAGAGTTTACTGCTATTGTTTCAAGGTTTTAGTGTACATCCTTTTTGAAATGTTTAATTGTTCTAGCAAGTATTTTTCATCTTGAATCTCATTAGAGTTTTTATCTAATATCCTAGCGATACTGCTACACTTACATGATCTAACAAAGCTTTGTGAAAGCATTGCTTCATACTTTTTTACTAGTTCATACATTGTAGCATTTAGAAGTTTAGATTTGTTTAATTCTTCTAAAGTGTTATCAAATATTTCCTGTATTATTAATTGAGTTTCCATAAGTTTCTTCCTTTAAAGCAACTCACAGTTGCATACATTCTTCACTAATGGGGTTTTTATTAATTCACCTTTTTCAAAAGCATTACTTATTAGGGACTGGTAACAGATGTTGTTAATAGTTCTTGGACTACCTTGAGAAGCTTCATAAATGAAATCAATAGATTCCTGTGTAAATAACTCTTTTTTGTAGCCAACACTTGTTAGATGAGTTTTAATATACTCTTCTGTCTCTTCTCTATTAAGATTACTTAATTTGCACACCATGTTAACCCTTTGCCTTACAGCCTCATAGTTTCTTTTGTAAAGTTTATCTTTTAATTCTGGTTGTCCAACTAGAATTAAGGACATTGGTGCATAGCTATCCATTCTATAGTTTAGTAGGAACCTTACCTCCTCAATTGCTGGTTTTTTTAGCAGATGCGCTTCATCGATTATGGTAATAATCTTTTTGTTTTTTGTAGATTTTAAAAATTCAAGCTGTGAATGTAACAATGCCTTGCTATCTCCTCGGTAGTAGTTTGTATTAATATTTAATTGTAGCAATATCTGTTTATAAATTAGTCGAGGAGTCAAATCGCTATCACTTAAATAAAATAGTTGGTATTTATCATCACTTAGCTTCTTTCTCAACAATCTAAGTAATGTGGTTTTTCCAGAGCCACATTCAGCAGTAAATACAACAAACTTTTGTTCTTTAGCTGCAAATTCTAATCTACTAAGAATTTCTTTATGTGTCTGTGTTAATAATAACTTTGAAACATCTATGTCACTCGAGAATGGAATTTTACTTATTTTGTAATATTTTTTAATATCTATCATCACTATTCTCCTCTTGTGAATTAGAAAGCTTGTAAGCATATTCAGTACTATTTAGCTTTAATTGCTCTTCTTCATTTCTTTTAGAAGCTTTACTTGCTAAGTCAAGATCAAAGTTAAAATCATCTTTTGCTTGAGCTTGTCTTACGCCTTCTAATAAATCTGATTTAAATGCTGGAAGTACTGACTTTCCTGTTGCTTCTCTCTTTGCTTCTTTCTTAACAAAAGAACTAATAACCAAAACATTAGCAATTATGTCTTCAAATCCTACTCTTCTAACAACAACTTTTTCTTTATCTTGAGGATCATAAATTACTTCTACTTCGAATCCAATAAGATTTGGATTTTGAATATCATAGTTAGTTCCATCAATAGATATCGTACAATCATTGTTAACCTTTCTAGTAACCCTTGTTGAAAAAGCATTTACTAGTAATTCATCACTAATAAATCTTAGTGGTTTATTATCTTTAGCAAAGGCAGATCTAGGAGTACCTTCTTTTAAACCTGAATGTAATGTTTTATTGTAATATTGCTCTACCCAT is from Deltaproteobacteria bacterium and encodes:
- a CDS encoding AAA family ATPase, whose protein sequence is MLTSFLIHKRRIVMIDIKKYYKISKIPFSSDIDVSKLLLTQTHKEILSRLEFAAKEQKFVVFTAECGSGKTTLLRLLRKKLSDDKYQLFYLSDSDLTPRLIYKQILLQLNINTNYYRGDSKALLHSQLEFLKSTKNKKIITIIDEAHLLKKPAIEEVRFLLNYRMDSYAPMSLILVGQPELKDKLYKRNYEAVRQRVNMVCKLSNLNREETEEYIKTHLTSVGYKKELFTQESIDFIYEASQGSPRTINNICYQSLISNAFEKGELIKTPLVKNVCNCELL